The proteins below come from a single Sinorhizobium fredii genomic window:
- a CDS encoding methyl-accepting chemotaxis protein, with the protein MSFLANVSIKLKMLLLVAPICAIGIAGLTFVSLNYRTASQSYVSFIAEDEAAAIQMARASQRLTALSYNAYQVMSYDTKDPSIKKFALYYENNKAKLLSELRAVKRLVPDHKESIDKFISAANGILELTNKAVQLALKGDTENANALLRQADPMIADQVLGIRDWTDNFTNAIDLKSQQLANGADKTSLYSLVIITGLFAVLLAVSIFIASRYVTLPLVRLRDRMMSLADGNTDDEVSGEERRDELGSMARAVSVFRRNAIERAQLEYESEVVRDAAERDRQTREVRDAADAGAAKLAVSTLGSALQRLSDGDLIHRIEIPFRMDLDALRFDYNASVEKLLAALLSVNQNARLIDSSCEEIRSASHDLSSRTERQAASLQETATAVGQVTSAIRDSAIRAADAKVLVAQAKAGAEASGVVVRSAVEAMRNIERSSAQITTIIGVIDEIAFQTNLLALNAGVEASRAGEAGRGFAVVAQEVRELAQRSATAAREIKQLISSASAQVEKGVTLVDETGRSLDQIIVGVAEIDRHVAAIAGSAQEQSMTLANINTTVALIDQETQKNAAMAEQSAAAGSMLASQAEELTGLLQQFKIHQTVPEEDNPPASYDVASAEVVVLDRSRVMGA; encoded by the coding sequence ATGTCGTTTCTTGCAAATGTCAGCATCAAACTTAAAATGCTTCTGCTGGTGGCGCCGATCTGTGCGATCGGTATCGCCGGGCTGACGTTTGTGTCGCTCAATTATCGGACCGCTTCCCAGAGCTATGTCAGTTTCATTGCTGAGGACGAGGCAGCGGCTATTCAGATGGCGCGGGCGAGCCAACGTCTTACTGCGCTGAGTTACAACGCGTATCAAGTCATGTCCTATGACACCAAGGATCCGAGCATCAAGAAATTCGCTCTCTACTATGAGAACAACAAGGCGAAGCTGCTTTCGGAACTTCGAGCTGTCAAGCGGTTGGTTCCCGATCATAAGGAGAGCATCGATAAATTCATCTCTGCCGCAAATGGCATTCTCGAGCTGACCAACAAAGCGGTCCAACTGGCACTTAAAGGAGACACCGAAAACGCCAATGCGCTGCTGCGTCAGGCGGACCCGATGATAGCGGATCAGGTTCTTGGTATTCGTGACTGGACTGATAATTTCACAAACGCGATCGATCTCAAGAGCCAGCAATTGGCGAACGGCGCCGACAAAACAAGCCTGTATTCGCTGGTCATCATCACAGGCCTGTTTGCTGTATTACTGGCGGTGTCGATCTTCATCGCCTCCCGGTACGTGACGTTGCCGCTTGTTCGCCTGAGGGATCGAATGATGTCACTGGCGGATGGCAACACGGACGACGAAGTTTCGGGCGAGGAGCGGCGGGACGAGTTGGGAAGCATGGCACGAGCGGTGTCCGTTTTCCGGAGGAACGCTATTGAGCGAGCACAACTCGAATACGAAAGCGAGGTAGTGCGCGACGCAGCGGAAAGAGACCGGCAAACCCGCGAGGTGCGTGACGCGGCCGATGCGGGTGCGGCGAAGCTAGCTGTAAGCACACTTGGCTCGGCGCTTCAGCGGCTTTCGGACGGGGACCTGATCCACAGGATCGAGATACCTTTCAGAATGGATCTGGATGCACTTCGCTTCGACTACAATGCTTCGGTCGAGAAACTCCTTGCGGCGCTGTTGTCAGTGAATCAAAACGCCCGTCTGATCGATAGCAGCTGCGAAGAAATCCGTTCGGCGTCCCATGACTTGTCCAGCAGAACGGAGCGGCAAGCGGCGTCGCTACAGGAAACCGCAACAGCGGTCGGACAGGTCACGTCCGCCATTCGTGACAGCGCCATTCGCGCTGCTGACGCGAAAGTCTTGGTCGCACAAGCGAAGGCGGGTGCGGAGGCGTCTGGTGTCGTCGTTCGGTCTGCGGTCGAGGCAATGCGCAACATCGAAAGATCTTCGGCCCAGATCACGACTATCATTGGGGTCATTGATGAGATCGCCTTCCAGACGAACCTCCTTGCCTTGAACGCGGGAGTTGAAGCCTCCCGCGCCGGCGAGGCGGGTCGAGGCTTCGCAGTGGTGGCTCAAGAGGTCAGAGAATTGGCGCAAAGATCCGCGACAGCTGCCAGGGAAATCAAGCAACTGATTTCAAGTGCAAGCGCACAGGTGGAAAAAGGTGTCACTCTCGTAGATGAGACTGGGAGGAGCTTAGACCAGATTATAGTTGGGGTCGCCGAGATCGATCGGCATGTTGCAGCGATTGCCGGGTCGGCCCAAGAGCAATCCATGACCTTGGCAAACATCAATACTACCGTCGCTTTAATCGATCAGGAAACTCAGAAAAACGCGGCGATGGCAGAGCAATCCGCGGCTGCTGGCAGCATGTTAGCGTCTCAGGCGGAAGAACTTACCGGTCTCTTACAGCAGTTCAAGATTCATCAAACCGTGCCCGAGGAAGACAATCCTCCGGCATCTTACGACGTAGCGAGCGCGGAGGTTGTCGTGTTGGATAGATCGCGCGTGATGGGAGCGTAG
- a CDS encoding IS256 family transposase, whose amino-acid sequence MTDNMMNLRALVEKSPDADLLREMIGFAAERLMELEVGAATGAGYGEKNPLRTAQRNGYRERDWETRAGTVELRIPKLRKGSYFPGFLEPRRMAEKALTAVIQEAYVQGISTRSVDDLVKAMGMSGISKSQVSRLCEEIDGKVKAFLERPIEGDWPYLWIDATYLKVRRGGRIVSVAVIIAVGVNSDGRREVLGMEVGTSEAEPIWTEFLRKLTRRGLRGVKLVVSDAHEGLKVAVTKVLNATWQRCRVHFMRNVLAHAGKSGRRVVSAFIATAFAQETPEAASAQWRAVADQIRPKVPKLAAIMDDAEEDVLAYMTFPKEHRAKLHSTNPIERLNGEIKRRTEVVGIFPNDDAIVRLVGAILLEQNDEWAVQRARYMTLETISQMSDDPLISLPAVAR is encoded by the coding sequence ATGACCGACAACATGATGAACCTGCGTGCGCTCGTGGAGAAGTCCCCCGACGCCGATCTTTTGCGCGAGATGATCGGCTTTGCCGCCGAGCGGCTGATGGAGCTGGAGGTGGGCGCTGCCACCGGTGCCGGCTATGGCGAGAAGAACCCGCTGCGGACGGCCCAGCGCAACGGCTACCGCGAGCGGGATTGGGAGACGCGCGCCGGAACCGTCGAGCTGCGCATTCCGAAGCTCAGGAAGGGCTCTTACTTTCCGGGCTTCCTGGAGCCGCGGCGCATGGCCGAGAAGGCGCTGACGGCGGTCATTCAAGAGGCCTATGTGCAGGGAATCTCGACCCGCTCGGTCGACGATCTGGTCAAGGCCATGGGTATGAGCGGCATCTCCAAGAGCCAGGTCAGCCGGCTGTGCGAGGAGATCGACGGCAAGGTCAAGGCCTTCCTCGAGCGGCCGATCGAGGGCGACTGGCCATATCTGTGGATCGATGCCACCTACCTGAAGGTCCGCCGCGGCGGCCGCATCGTCTCCGTTGCCGTGATCATCGCCGTTGGTGTCAACAGCGACGGTCGCCGCGAGGTGCTGGGCATGGAGGTCGGCACCTCCGAAGCCGAGCCGATCTGGACGGAGTTCCTACGCAAGCTGACCCGCCGTGGCCTCAGAGGCGTCAAGCTGGTTGTCTCCGACGCCCACGAAGGCCTGAAGGTCGCCGTCACTAAGGTGCTCAACGCAACCTGGCAGCGCTGCCGGGTCCACTTCATGCGCAACGTTCTTGCCCACGCCGGCAAGAGCGGTCGGCGTGTCGTCTCCGCCTTCATCGCCACCGCCTTCGCCCAGGAGACGCCGGAAGCCGCAAGCGCCCAATGGCGCGCCGTCGCCGACCAGATCCGGCCGAAGGTGCCCAAGCTCGCCGCCATCATGGATGATGCCGAAGAAGACGTTCTCGCCTACATGACCTTCCCGAAGGAGCACCGCGCCAAGCTGCACAGCACCAACCCGATCGAGCGCCTCAACGGCGAAATCAAGCGCAGGACCGAGGTCGTCGGCATCTTCCCCAATGATGACGCCATCGTCCGCCTCGTCGGCGCGATCCTGCTCGAGCAGAACGACGAATGGGCTGTCCAACGCGCCAGATACATGACGCTAGAAACCATCAGCCAGATGAGCGATGATCCGCTCATCAGCCTGCCAGCCGTGGCGCGCTGA
- a CDS encoding NAD(P)/FAD-dependent oxidoreductase, with translation MAQHRVVVVGGGFAGLQLARDLKCPETSITIIDRRNHHLFQPLLYQVATTVLATSEIAWPIRTLFRERKDISTLLGEVVGIDTEQRTVLLKGGPSVPYDTLVLATGARHAYFGRDEWEPFAPGLKALEDATTIRRRLLLAFEKAELEADPERRKALLTFSIIGAGPTGVEMAGIIAQLAHRTLVEEFRSIDTSSARILLIEAGPRVLPVFPPALSDYAAKSLTKMGVEVCTGRPVTACDEEGVTIGDEFVPSRTVIWAAGVQASKAAEWVGAEKDRAGRALVEPDLTVSGHPEVFIVGDTASVKTDDGNPVPGIAPAAKQQGKYVAAVIKARRLQKPAPAPFRYRHLGNLATIGPSSAVIHFGKLQLKGSLAWWIWGLAHIYFLIGTRSRMAVALSWLWVFMSGHHSARLITQKETLKDEV, from the coding sequence ATGGCGCAACATCGCGTAGTGGTCGTAGGCGGAGGCTTCGCGGGTCTCCAACTCGCCAGGGACCTCAAGTGTCCCGAAACTTCCATCACGATCATTGATCGGCGCAACCATCACCTGTTTCAACCGCTGCTGTACCAAGTCGCGACAACGGTGCTTGCGACATCGGAAATCGCTTGGCCGATAAGGACCCTGTTCCGCGAACGAAAGGACATCTCTACGCTGCTCGGCGAAGTCGTCGGGATCGACACAGAGCAACGCACGGTATTGCTAAAGGGCGGGCCTTCGGTGCCATACGACACTCTCGTTCTGGCCACGGGAGCGCGCCACGCATACTTTGGGCGTGACGAGTGGGAGCCCTTTGCGCCCGGCCTGAAGGCGCTCGAGGATGCGACGACGATACGGAGACGCCTCCTTCTAGCCTTTGAGAAAGCCGAATTGGAGGCTGACCCCGAGCGCAGGAAGGCCCTTCTGACCTTTAGCATCATCGGTGCCGGGCCGACTGGCGTAGAGATGGCGGGCATCATTGCCCAGCTCGCTCATAGAACTCTTGTGGAGGAGTTTCGAAGCATTGACACATCGTCGGCCCGCATTCTGTTGATCGAGGCTGGGCCGCGAGTTCTTCCGGTCTTTCCGCCCGCGCTGTCGGATTATGCCGCCAAGTCGTTAACGAAGATGGGTGTTGAAGTCTGTACCGGCCGCCCGGTGACCGCATGCGATGAAGAAGGCGTGACGATCGGAGACGAGTTCGTTCCAAGCCGGACGGTCATTTGGGCAGCAGGCGTTCAGGCGTCCAAGGCCGCCGAATGGGTTGGGGCAGAGAAGGATCGCGCGGGAAGGGCGCTCGTCGAACCAGACTTGACCGTTTCGGGGCACCCGGAAGTCTTCATCGTGGGCGACACCGCTTCCGTAAAAACCGACGACGGCAATCCAGTACCGGGCATCGCGCCCGCAGCGAAGCAACAGGGGAAGTACGTTGCCGCGGTCATAAAGGCGCGGCGTCTACAAAAACCAGCACCCGCGCCGTTCCGCTACAGACACCTCGGCAACCTGGCGACGATTGGCCCGAGTTCGGCTGTCATCCACTTCGGGAAACTTCAACTGAAGGGTTCTCTCGCTTGGTGGATATGGGGCTTGGCCCACATTTACTTCCTGATCGGCACGCGCAGCCGAATGGCCGTCGCACTCAGTTGGCTCTGGGTCTTCATGTCTGGACATCACTCGGCGCGCCTTATCACGCAAAAAGAGACACTCAAAGACGAAGTCTAA
- a CDS encoding NAD(P)-dependent alcohol dehydrogenase: MVKITAAVAVKPKAPLEFRDLELADPEGNEILVRTVATGICHTDLLLRDGIFGPAAPVIPGHEGVGIVEATGPDVQGLKVGDAVALSQSSCGFCPDCRRSHPMNCQNYTQYNLTGLRANGKRAIVCDEVGSNFVGQSSFATHILATENNAALLPSEGFDLTNAAPLGCGMATGAGTVINAMKPEIGSTIAIFGAGAVGMAAIMAARVRQCSKIIVVDLNPQRLEMAKELGATHAVNGKDADVVEQIHALTGGGADFAVEAVGIIPVILSSIKCTRPGGHVVLLGLDALGKDIPIPLDLMVFNRKIQGAILGDQIPQLFIPQMVQLNQVGLFPFQKLITKYPFEKINEAIADAEAGRVIKPVIVFN; this comes from the coding sequence ATGGTCAAGATCACTGCGGCTGTTGCCGTGAAGCCGAAGGCTCCACTGGAGTTCCGGGACTTGGAACTGGCTGATCCTGAGGGGAACGAGATCCTTGTCCGCACTGTCGCAACCGGTATTTGCCACACCGATTTGCTCCTGAGAGACGGCATCTTCGGCCCCGCGGCTCCCGTCATTCCGGGACACGAAGGCGTCGGGATTGTCGAGGCAACCGGGCCGGATGTGCAGGGATTGAAAGTAGGCGACGCTGTCGCCCTCAGTCAGAGTTCATGCGGATTCTGCCCAGATTGCCGACGATCGCATCCCATGAACTGCCAGAACTACACGCAGTACAACTTGACGGGTCTGCGGGCAAACGGGAAGAGAGCCATCGTATGTGACGAGGTGGGCAGCAATTTCGTAGGGCAGTCTTCCTTCGCGACCCACATTCTGGCGACAGAGAACAACGCCGCTCTACTCCCCTCGGAGGGATTCGACCTGACAAATGCAGCCCCACTGGGCTGCGGCATGGCAACCGGGGCGGGCACTGTCATAAACGCCATGAAACCGGAGATCGGCTCTACGATTGCTATCTTCGGTGCGGGGGCCGTTGGTATGGCGGCAATCATGGCCGCCAGAGTGCGTCAATGCAGCAAGATCATAGTCGTCGATCTGAACCCACAGCGTCTCGAGATGGCCAAGGAGCTGGGCGCGACGCACGCCGTCAACGGCAAGGACGCCGATGTGGTGGAACAGATTCACGCGCTGACCGGCGGTGGCGCTGACTTCGCCGTTGAGGCCGTCGGTATCATTCCAGTTATCCTAAGTTCCATCAAATGCACGCGGCCCGGCGGACATGTCGTTCTGCTCGGCCTGGATGCGCTCGGCAAGGACATCCCAATTCCGCTCGATCTCATGGTCTTCAACCGCAAAATTCAGGGCGCAATCCTTGGCGACCAAATCCCGCAATTGTTTATCCCGCAGATGGTTCAGCTCAATCAGGTAGGCCTGTTTCCATTTCAGAAGCTGATCACGAAGTATCCGTTCGAGAAGATCAACGAGGCTATCGCGGATGCCGAGGCGGGTCGCGTTATCAAGCCGGTCATCGTGTTCAACTAG
- a CDS encoding putative quinol monooxygenase has translation MSSTKSAEQHLIVEFKTTTLNRGRVKELLLEFIGPAREESGCLYYDLYQRSDEPNTFYILDGWANEEAVARHGKHPNVVRVLEPLLPLLVSPPSIIVNSRVSD, from the coding sequence ATGTCATCCACGAAATCCGCGGAACAGCACCTCATCGTCGAATTCAAGACCACAACACTGAACAGGGGACGCGTGAAGGAACTCCTCCTGGAATTCATCGGACCGGCGCGTGAAGAGTCAGGGTGCCTTTATTACGACCTCTACCAGCGCTCGGACGAGCCCAACACGTTCTACATCCTTGATGGCTGGGCGAACGAGGAGGCGGTGGCCCGGCACGGCAAGCATCCCAACGTGGTCCGCGTTCTGGAACCGCTCCTGCCACTGCTCGTCAGTCCCCCGTCTATCATTGTGAATAGCCGAGTAAGCGACTGA